The genomic segment GCGGTGTGTCCATCCCGGTCCTCTCGTACTAAGGACAGCTCTCCTCAAATTTCCTGCGCCCGCGACGGATAGGGACCGAACTGTCTCACGACGTTCTGAACCCAGCTCGCGTACCGCTTTAATGGGCGAACAGCCCAACCCTTGGGACCTACTTCAGCCCCAGGATGCGATGAGCCGACATCGAGGTGCCAAACCTCCCCGTCGATGTGAACTCTTGGGGGAGATAAGCCTGTTATCCCCAGGGTAGCTTTTATCCGTTGAGCGATGGCCCTTCCATGCGGTGCCACCGGATCACTAAGCCCGACTTTCGTCCCTGCTCGACTTGTGGGTCTCGCAGTCAAGCTCCCTTGTGCCTTTACACTCTGCGAATGATTTCCAACCATTCTGAGGGAACCTTTGGGCGCCTCCGTTACCTTTTGGGAGGCGACCGCCCCAGTCAAACTGCCTGCCTGACACTGTCTCCGGACCGGATCACGGTCCCGGGTTAGAATGTCGGTATCGAAAGGGCAGTATCCCACCGGCGCCTCAGCCGAACCTGGCGGTCCGGCGTCAAAGGCTCCTGCCTATCCTGTACAATCGATACCCACATCCAATATCAGGCTGCAGTAAAGCTCCATGGGGTCTTTCCGTCCTGTCGCGGGTAACCTGCATCTTCACAGGTACTATAATTTCACCGGGTCTCTCGTTGAGACAGTATCCAAATCGTTACACCTTTCGTGCGGGTCGGAACTTACCCGACAAGGAATTTCGCTACCTTAGGACCGTTATAGTTACGGCCGCCGTTTACTGGGGCTTCGGTTCAAAGCTTCTCCCCGAAGGGATGACCTCTCCTCTTAACCTTCCAGCACCGGGCAGGTGTCAGCCCCTATACATCACCTTTCGGTTTAGCAGAAACCTGTGTTTTTGGTAAACAGTCGCTTGGATCTTTTCACTGCGGCTCAAAGGGCCCGAAGGCCCTTTGAGCACCCCTTCTCCCGAAGTTACGGGGTGATTTTGCCGAGTTCCTTAACGAGAGTTCTCCCGAGCGTCTCAGAATTCTCTTCTTGCCCACCTGTGTCGGTTTGGGTACGGGCGCTGGTTCACTCGCCAGAGGCTTTTCTAGGCAGTGTAGGTTGTGGCCCTTCGGTACTTAAATTTCCCTCCTCATCACCGTCCGGCCTCAGGCAGCGGGATTTGCCTCGCTGCCAGCCTCGCGGCTTGAACGCACGCTTCCATCCGTGCGCTGACCTCGCCTTCCTGCGTCCCCCCCTTCACTCAAACGTGTTCCAGCGGTACAGGAATATCCACCTGTTGTCCATCGCCTACGCCTTTCGGCCTCGGCTTAGGCCCCGACTGACCCTGGGCGGACGAACCTTCCCCAGGAACCCTCGGGCTTTCGACGGAGGAGATTCTCACTCCTCTTTTCGTTACTCATACCGGCATTCTCACTTCCAGACGCTCCAGCCTGCCTTCCGGCAGACCTTCCCGGCCTCTGGAACGCTCCCCTACCATGACTCTGAAAGAGTCATCCGCGGCTTCGGTGCTGCGCTTAGCCCCGTTACATTTTCGGCGCGGCGCCACTCGACCAGTGAGCTATTACGCACTCTTTAAATGGTGGCTGCTTCTGAGCCAACATCCTGGTTGTCTGGGCAACGCCACATCCTTTCCCACTCAGCGCAAACTTAGGGACCTTAGCCGGCGGTCCGGGCTGTTTCCCTTTCGACGACGGATCTTATCACTCGCCGTCTGACTCCCGGAGCCTGAGCGTCTGGCATTCGGAGTTTGACTGAACTCGGTAATCCTGTGGGGACCCCTTATTCAATCAGTGCTCTACCTCCAGACCTCTTTCTCCGAGGCTAGCCCTAAAGCTATTTCGGGGAGAACCAGCTATCTCCGTGTTCGATTGGCATTTCACCCCTACCCACACCTCATCCCCGCATTTTTCAACATGCGTGGGTTCGGGCCTCCATCCAGTGTTACCTGGACTTCACCCTGGACATGGGTAGATCACACGGTTTCGGGTCGGCAACCCTGAACTCATTCGCCCTCTTCAGACTCGCTTTCGCTGCGGCTCCGCCTCTCCGGCTTAACCTTGCTCAGAATCGCCACTCGCCGGTCCATTCTACAAAAGGTACGCTGTCACCCCCGAAGGGGCTCCAACTACTTGCAGGCACACGGTTTCAGGATCTCTTTCACTCCCCTTCCGGGGTGCTTTTCACCTTTCCCTCACGGTACTGGTTCACTATCGGTCACTGGGGAGTATTTAGCCTTGGGAGACGGTCCTCCCGGCTTCCGACGGGGTTTCTCGTGTCCCGCCGTACTCAGGATCCACTCCGGAGAGCGCGCCTCTTCGGCTACAGGGCGTTTGCCTTCTTCGGCCGGCCCTTCCAGGCCATTCGCCTGAAACGCGCTTTTCTGACTCCATGCGGAGTGTCCTACAACCCCAGGGGGCAAGCCCCCTGGTTTGGGCTGTTTCCTTTTCGCTCGCCACTACTCGGGAAATCGCATTTGCTTTCTCTTCCTCCGGGTACTGAGATGTTTCAGTTCCCCGGGTCTGCCTTGACGCCCCTATGAATTCAGTGCGTCATCCTGTCCGTCAGGACAGGGGGTTTCCCCATTCGGAAATCTCCGGATCAAAGCCCACTTACAGCTCCCCGGAGCTTATCAGAGTTCGTTCCGTCCTTCATCGGCTCCCAGTGCCAAGGCATCCACCGTGTGCCCTTTAAAACTTAACCACCGACACAATCATTGATCATGTCCTGGACAAAATGGAATTCTTGACGTGTTTTCTGTATCTTTCGTTATCCAGTTTTCAAGGATCGTCCCGCGTGCCCTGCGGCACGCCGGGTATTGAAGGAATGACTCCTTCAAAACCAAACAAAAGCGCAAACGTTTCGCTATCGATCGTTTCCTTAGAAAGGAGGTGATCCAGCCGCACCTTCCGATACGGCTACCTTGTTACGACTTCACCCCAATCATTTGTCCCACCTTCGGCGGCTGGGCCCATAAAGGTTCCCGCACCGACTTCGGGTGTTACAAACTCTCGTGGTGTGACGGGCGGTGTGTACAAGGCCCGGGAACGGATTCACCGCGGCATGCTGATCCGCGATTACTAGCAATTCCGGCTTCATGCAGGCGGGTTGCAGCCTGCAATCCGAACTGGGGGCGGCTTTATGGGATTGGCTCAGCCTCGCGACCTCGCTGCCCTTTGTACCGCCCATTGTAGCACGTGTGTAGCCCAGATCATAAGGGGCATGATGATTTGACGTCATCCCCACCTTCCTCCGGTTTGTCACCGGCAGTCACCCTCGAGTGCCCAACTGAATGCTGGCAACCAGGGTCAAGGGTTGCGCTCGTTGCGGGACTTAACCCAACATCTCACGACACGAGCTGACGACAACCATGCACCACCTGTCACTTCGTCCCCCGAAGGGGAAAACCCGATCTCTCGGGCGGTCGAAGGATGTCAAGACCTGGTAAGGTTCTTCGCGTTGCTTCGAATTAAACCACATGCTCCACTGCTTGTGCGGGCCCCCGTCAATTCCTTTGAGTTTCAGCCTTGCGGCCGTACTCCCCAGGCGGAATGCTTAATGTGTTAACTTCAGCACTAAGGGGTTGGACCCCCCTAACACCTGGCATTCATCGTTTACGGCGTGGACTACCAGGGTATCTAATCCTGTTCGCTCCCCACGCTTTCGCACCTCAGCGTCAGTAACAGACCAGAGAGCCGCCTTCGCCACTGGTATTCCTCCACATCTCTACGCATTTCACCGCTACACGTGGAATTCTACTCTCCTCTTCTGTACTCAAGCTCCCCAGTTTCCAATGCCCGCCTGCAGTTGAGCTGCAGAATTTCACATCAGACTTAAGAAGCCGCCTGCGCGCGCTTTACGCCCAATAATTCCGGACAACGCTTGCCACCTACGTATTACCGCGGCTGCTGGCACGTAGTTAGCCGTGGCTTTCTGGCCGGATACCGTCACGACGCGGACATTTCCTCCCGCATCCGTTCTTCTCCGGCAACAGAGCTTTACGATCCGAAAACCTTCTTCGCTCACGCGGCGTTGCTCCATCAGACTTTCGTCCATTGTGGAAGATTCCCTACTGCTGCCTCCCGTAGGAGTTTGGGCCGTGTCTCAGTCCCAATGTGGCCGATCACCCTCTCAGGTCGGCTATGCATCGCAGCCTTGGTGGGCCGTTGCCCCGCCAACAAGCTAATGCACCGCGGGCCCATCAGTCAGTGATGGCCGAAACCATCTTTCAGCTCCGCACCATGCGGTGCGGAGGATCATCCGGTATTAGCTGCGGTTTCCCACAGTTATCCCAGTCTGACCGGCAGGTTGCCCACGTGTTACTCACCCATCCGCCGCTCACCTCAGGGAGCAAGCTCCCCTCTGTGCGCACGACTTGCATGTATTAGGCACGCCGCCAGCGTTCGTCCTGAGCCAGGATCAAACTCTCCAAAAAAGTGTTGCTTCTTCCGGATCCCTTTCGGCATCCGGGTCAGTCTTTTTCGTTCATCAGATCCATAGCAAATTGAATTGATCAGGGGATAAACCCCTTAAATCACGCTTGGCTTTTGTTCAGTTTTCAAGGAACATTCTCTTCGTCGCTTATCTCAGGCGACCTAAATAATTATACTTTGTTATCTTCATGTTGTCAACACCTTTTTTTAAAATCAGAATGTCGACGCATGCATTGACGCATACATTTCTGAAAGACAACAATGATGATTATACCAGCTGATTCTTTTTTGTCAATCATTTATGCCCATTCTATAATATTCCTTATTTTTCCACACCGTAAGCATCGCTGCACGTCCACATATTCAGGCAGGCCTGGACATAGAATGGTACAAACATCAGGAACGGGGTGGATAGCTCATGTTATGGGTTGTGAACGGAAAGAAGCTGAAAAACCTGTTTTTCATTATTATCGCTGCCTTTTTTGCGGCTCTGATCCTGTTTGTCCAGAAACAGGAATTGAGCGTATTCACGCCAGTTAAACAATCCGGTGCCCTGGCCAAAGTTGAAACGAAACAGAAACATCTGGCACTGACGTTTGACAGTAACTGGGGTGACAGGCAGATCGGGCTGATTTTAAAAACATTGAAAGACGAGAACGTGAAAGCTACTTTTTTCTTCTCCGGTGAATGGGCGGAACGTCATCCTGAAATCATCAGAAAAGCCCTTAAAGACGGCCACGAGGTTGAATCGCACGGAATGAGACATGAAGATTACACGCAGCTTGATATTGAAAAAGTCAGGCGGGATATGCTTTTCTCCGGTGCAACACTCTATAAAACAGGTGGCACAAGACCCGTGATGATTCGCCCACCCTACGGAAAAATTAATGAGACTGTCTTACAGGCAGCAAAAAGTCTTAACCTGCAGCTTGTTCTCTGGAGTGTCAATCCCCAGGATGAGATGAATCCAGGCTATAAAGAGATTGTCCACAGCGTTCTGAAAGATGCCGGAAAAGGGGATATTATCCGGCTTCATGCTTCCGATTCAGCAAAACAGACCTATCGGGCATTGCCCTTCATTATTCGTGAACTGGAAAACAGAGGGTATACCTTTGTCACTGTTCAAACCCTGATGGCCGACGGGAAGTCCAGCCATCGGCTGCTTGACTGATTCGATCACTCGGCGTTTTCCGCCTTTTCAGCCTGCTTCTGTAACACTTTTGTTATCGCATCTGACAGCTCCTTCTGAAACATGGGACCCGCGACCGTCTCCTGAAGGATCTTCTCCATTTGTTTACGAAATGGTTTGGTTTTCTGCAGTTCAAGATAGCCCTTCTGCAGTTCGGGATCCTTCAGAATGTCAATCATCATGCCCTGATAATCAGGATCCTTCATCATTTTTTTTAGCAGCTGTTCATTCTCCTTTTCCATCGTCTTTGCCAGCTTCCGGGAAAAGTCGGGGTCTTCCAGGAGTTCCTGCCAGACTTTGTGTCCTTCATCTGTTGTCAGCGTCTCAATAATGGTCTGTTTTACCGTCGTATCATTCATGACGACTGCAGATCTCAGTTCTTTGTCCTGCAACATTTCTTTCAGCGTGTCTCTGCCTTCATCGGTACGCAGCATATCCAGTACCATCCGTTTGCTGTCTTTATAAGTGGACGTCTCTTCTCCGCATCCGGACAGGATGATAAGGATAATAGCTGAGAAGACAATCACTGCTTTCTTTATCATGAACATGGCCCTCCTCACACATCCACCGTTAATATGTGAGGATCCCGCTACTTTATTCTCTGAGTATAAAAAAAGAGACACTCAATGGAGCGCCTTTTCTATTCAGCCATTGGATGATTCCACTTTCCGAAGAATTTTTTCAGCTATTTTGTCATAAATCCCGGCAACAGGGTCATCCTTGAAATAAACACCCGGGGCAAAAATTTCCGGATGGGGATCAGGCTGACGGAGGGGTAATCTGCCCAGAAGATCAGTCTGCAGAAGATCACTGAGTTTGTCACCGCCACCCTGGCCAAAGACATGTTCTCTTTCCCCGGTTTTTCGACTTTCAAAATAAGACATGTTTTCAATGACACCCAGAATCTCGTGCTTCGTTTTTACAGCCATTTGACCCGCCCGGGCTGCGACAAATGCGGCTGTCGGATGCGGTGTTGTCACAATAATCTCTTTAGAATGCGGAAGTCTGCTGTGCACATCCATGGCGACATCACCCGTACCCGGCGGAAGATCAAGAATCAGATAATCCAGATCGCCCCAGTCAACATCATGGAAAAAGTTATTCAGCATTTTTCCGAGCATCGGCCCGCGCCAGATCACAGGGGAATTGTTTTCTACAAAGAAACCCATGGAAATCACTTTGACACCAAAACGGTCGACCGGAATAATCCGGTTATGCGCCACCGCCGGTCGATTTTCGATACCCATCATGTCAGGCACGCTGAATCCGTAAATATCGGCATCCAGGAGTCCGGTTTTTTTCCCTTTTCGTGCGAGCGCGAGGGCCAGATTAACGGAAACCGTTGACTTGCCGACGCCACCCTTACCACTTGCGACAGCAATAAAAACCGTCTTATTTTCAGGGGAAAGCAGTGTCGGTGCTTCCCTGGGAAATCCACCGAGTGCTCTGATCTCGTCTTCACTGAGTTGTGTAAAACGCATGCCGACCGATCCGGCTCCCGCCTCTTTCAGTTTCGATGAGATTTCAACCTGAATCTGCATCTGTTTGACACGATCTGCCTTACTCAATGCAATCTTCATACTGACAAGGTCCTCTTTAATCTTCAGCTCACGCAAGGCACCTGTCTCCATCAGATTTTTATGTAAAAAAGGATCCTGAACGGTCTTCAGTACTTCTTCGATCTTTTGCTGATCTATCATCGATATTCCAGTCCTCCCGTGTCATCGTTTTCATATCCAGTATACCAGACATCTGTGTTCATGACGTGAAAAAAGGCCGGAGTATTTACTCATCAGCAGGTGTTTTTTCAGACGTGAAATAGCGCATAATCCCCTGGCTGATGGCATGTGCCGCCTTCCTCTGATAATTTTTCTGAATCAGCAGATGACGCTCATCCGGGTTAGATAAAAAACCGACCTCAACAAGTGCTGCAGGAGGGGCGGCTTTTTTTAACAGATACACGTGGCCGATCGGTCTGGCATAGCGGTCCGTATTGCCCAGATTCTTCTTCAGCGAGTCCTGAATAAACCGGGCGAACTTCTGATTTTTTATCGACTTCGGGTGATAAAAGGTCTGCGCACCGCGCCAGCGGGCAGAAGGGATGGCATTCATATGGATACTGATGAACGCATCCGGACTGGATGTCTGGATCAGTCTGGCACGACGCATCAGATCCTGCGTTTTATGGCGTCCGGTATAATCTTCATCCGACAGGTCTCTGTCGCTGTCCCGGGTCATGATGACAAGAGCCCCTGCTTCCTGAAGATAGTTGCGGATATCCCGGGCAATGGCAAGCGCGATTTCTTTCTCTTCGGTTTCACCGCCGACTGCACCGCCATCTGGACCACCATGGCCGGCATCAACCACAAGCACACGTCCGGAAAGTGGCAGATTCCATGCCTTCCAGGTGTGCATACTGGTGATCAGCCAGCCGACGGCCACAACCACGGACAATGCACCAACAACCAGTATCCCCGCCAGCCACTTCCGTCTCATTTGCCCTGCCCCCTTGTCCTGCTTTGTCTCTTGGACATGTATATGGGCAAAATCGCCTTTTATGACGTACTTAATGTAATTTCATTCTCAGACGTTTCACGGATAAATCAAAACCGTCCAGCCACCATCCATGCAAAAAGGTTCTGCATGCCTGATCAATCCCGCGCAGTTCTTCCGGATCGGTTGACCAGAAACGCCAGAAATCAAAGAAATCTTCATGCAGCATATCGAATTTCGGTTGACTCCGTTCAAATACCACCTCTTCCCGTTCACCATAAAAACCGAAGCGCCCCATCGATGAGCCCAGCAGAAAAGATTCAAGCGCGTATTCTGCGCACATCTCCATGGCCATACTGCTGCCCGTAGGCAGAGCACTCAGATACCGATCGAAAGTATGATGAATCGCGCTCTGGATCTTCTCAAAGGAGAGATCCTGAAGTGCCCGCCTCTCTGAATGTATTTGTTTATCCCGCTTCTTTTTCTGAAAATCCATAACAACAGCCATCAATTTTCCCTCCTTTCCCTTTATCATCCGACGGAGTCGCGATTTTAAAACGTAACAGCTTTTGCCATCCCTTTATGTGGCAAAAGTCCGGTTTTAAAAAAAATTTTCCGACTGGCAAGCTGCAGGTGCCGACAGAGACTTCATTTTTCCGATCCTTTTCGCAAAAAATTTGTATTTTCTTTAAAGGTAAAAAAAAATAAGCCCGGTAAACGGACTTATAGAAAAATGAAACTAAAGAGAGTACTCCACTACTCACTTATGACATTACACTTTTCGACTATATGATCGCGGATTTTGTTAAATTTCACATGAAGAAAACCGTGTCGACCGGCAGGTCATAAACCTGGCCGGAGCCTTAGTTTATCTGTAAAAGCAAAAACTCCCGGCTAAAAAACCGGGAGTTGCAAAACATATATAAAAAACAGATCAGCGTTTTGAGAACTGCGGTGCGCGACGGGCGCCCTTGAGTCCATATTTTTTACGTTCTTTCATTCTTGGGTCACGGGTCAGGAAGCCTGCCTTCTTCAATACCGGGCGATATTCCGGATCTGCCTTCAGAAGCGCACGGGCAACACCATGACGGATCGCACCAGCCTGACCGGTAAATCCTCCGCCTTTCACGTTAACCAGCACGTCATATCTTCCTTCTGTTTCTGTTGAAACAAGAGGCTGTTTCAGAATCGTGCGCAGTGTTTCAAGGTTGAAGTAGTCATCCGCATTACGGCCATTAACGACGACTTTTCCGTCACCCGGAACGAGCCTGACGCGGGCAACTGAATTCTTACG from the Sporolactobacillus sp. Y61 genome contains:
- the gerD gene encoding spore germination lipoprotein GerD — protein: MIKKAVIVFSAIILIILSGCGEETSTYKDSKRMVLDMLRTDEGRDTLKEMLQDKELRSAVVMNDTTVKQTIIETLTTDEGHKVWQELLEDPDFSRKLAKTMEKENEQLLKKMMKDPDYQGMMIDILKDPELQKGYLELQKTKPFRKQMEKILQETVAGPMFQKELSDAITKVLQKQAEKAENAE
- a CDS encoding polysaccharide deacetylase family protein codes for the protein MLWVVNGKKLKNLFFIIIAAFFAALILFVQKQELSVFTPVKQSGALAKVETKQKHLALTFDSNWGDRQIGLILKTLKDENVKATFFFSGEWAERHPEIIRKALKDGHEVESHGMRHEDYTQLDIEKVRRDMLFSGATLYKTGGTRPVMIRPPYGKINETVLQAAKSLNLQLVLWSVNPQDEMNPGYKEIVHSVLKDAGKGDIIRLHASDSAKQTYRALPFIIRELENRGYTFVTVQTLMADGKSSHRLLD
- the rpsI gene encoding 30S ribosomal protein S9, translating into MAQLQYTGTGRRKNSVARVRLVPGDGKVVVNGRNADDYFNLETLRTILKQPLVSTETEGRYDVLVNVKGGGFTGQAGAIRHGVARALLKADPEYRPVLKKAGFLTRDPRMKERKKYGLKGARRAPQFSKR
- a CDS encoding DUF2521 family protein, producing MAVVMDFQKKKRDKQIHSERRALQDLSFEKIQSAIHHTFDRYLSALPTGSSMAMEMCAEYALESFLLGSSMGRFGFYGEREEVVFERSQPKFDMLHEDFFDFWRFWSTDPEELRGIDQACRTFLHGWWLDGFDLSVKRLRMKLH
- the cwlD gene encoding N-acetylmuramoyl-L-alanine amidase CwlD; this translates as MRRKWLAGILVVGALSVVVAVGWLITSMHTWKAWNLPLSGRVLVVDAGHGGPDGGAVGGETEEKEIALAIARDIRNYLQEAGALVIMTRDSDRDLSDEDYTGRHKTQDLMRRARLIQTSSPDAFISIHMNAIPSARWRGAQTFYHPKSIKNQKFARFIQDSLKKNLGNTDRYARPIGHVYLLKKAAPPAALVEVGFLSNPDERHLLIQKNYQRKAAHAISQGIMRYFTSEKTPADE
- a CDS encoding Mrp/NBP35 family ATP-binding protein codes for the protein MIDQQKIEEVLKTVQDPFLHKNLMETGALRELKIKEDLVSMKIALSKADRVKQMQIQVEISSKLKEAGAGSVGMRFTQLSEDEIRALGGFPREAPTLLSPENKTVFIAVASGKGGVGKSTVSVNLALALARKGKKTGLLDADIYGFSVPDMMGIENRPAVAHNRIIPVDRFGVKVISMGFFVENNSPVIWRGPMLGKMLNNFFHDVDWGDLDYLILDLPPGTGDVAMDVHSRLPHSKEIIVTTPHPTAAFVAARAGQMAVKTKHEILGVIENMSYFESRKTGEREHVFGQGGGDKLSDLLQTDLLGRLPLRQPDPHPEIFAPGVYFKDDPVAGIYDKIAEKILRKVESSNG